A portion of the Paenibacillus hamazuiensis genome contains these proteins:
- a CDS encoding SdrD B-like domain-containing protein, whose amino-acid sequence MGILLGWIRKPHLLAFPKRVIFLLMVLSLAILPYYNFVALADVTLSLSKTVDKTTARPGDTITYTIKYANPSTTENAVNMVITDVLPSTLDYVGVETSADVASVDTSVSGTVSFIMVSPLGAGKTGVVKVKAKFKEGVTQQGDTAQNTATAKADNSTLVSATAPVVTATVDSPNWSISKTKINPTVDPVLDSNVTYRIKLNGNSALGGSNIQNVQVVDTLPDGSTFVSATGGGVYSSVYGNVYGGSVSWTLPDLKVGQEVTYDVVLSYPSSTFHVDDSVTNSVYAVGKSLSGSDLKTNTATVTHGFAIPTRGVYGINKDSRQPGDEYSLGQTVEYKINGFGNSGNVPLDNFRVEDAIPNQIDLTQISTGSYSNNMGVTVSVYYQKNGDTSTWIPWPGGVNLDSGSSKVLNVSGLSLGGSEYVSNVRWDYGTVPSGFRIAADIQVKGTLLSTAHGGGTVTDGTNFNNTATLTADGVGASSDTVNVKVVVPRPWIVAKKSVTSSASVREGDTVKYNLRVENYRFATGDLNSPVILDFFPNELENFTVDAVDQSHASTPSGAPVFSNHNEIVNSVTYSVYSWKFTGAVLKPGDYIDVIVSGKVKNKTANGNFGNKMYATSAVTNDYKYDSGKIVNDISDPDGGWDDDTNTTSFVTDSANVYVKFTGSLESVKWVKGELDSDFSKYPASGMTLPGGKAMYQLVVSNTDSNGPISNIVIIDKLPRIGDTGVVDTDPRGSDWRPYLVNKVTGPKGDPLDSRITVYYSTSANPNLSDLDDPLAPPNNTGWSLTPPADITTVTALKFDFGSITLNQGQSVTLEWDMRAPVNAPRNKVAWNSFGYAATYPDEGGPQAFLPSEPIRVGFQVQDPDPAGTGNIGDFIWVDTNANGIQEPGENGINGILVNLYKNSDLTKPIAYTRTGNEHSTGKAGYYEFPNLSEDDYTVEFVMPAGYYLSPKDAVGDDGLDSDFIVHDATAGTYRVSKTLGYEETDMTLDAGIYTKGSIGDLVWEDTNANGVQDAGEPGIKDVTVELYKDSDTVTRITYMTTDSSGKYSFANLDPGNYRVKFIRPDGYKSTLKDQGSDSLDSDRDEATEFSHTVALNSGQIDNTVDAGFYLGEIGDRVWHDRNANGVQDVGEPGIAGVTVNLYNAANLTTPVKTTTTDSSGIYKFTRLFPGNYAIKFIRPGSYTYFSPAKLGGDASKDSDPVFGDRTAAEAWVDNITLNDGGRDYTFDAGVYGPAKLGDKVFLDANKNGIQDIGEAGIPGVTVELYRASSPGTPVATAVTDSSGLYQFTGLDPDNYFVKFGKLPGYVITSKDQGGSDASDSDADPTTGKTDVITLVSRDDIQTVDAGLYVPTNGTIGDLVWNDLNTDGLQDAGEPGISGVTVELYNADTNALLNTTTTDASGHYLFSNLSLTGNYKVKFLKPAGFAESLANAGSDDSLDSDRDKSTGFSHTLTLTSTVNDLTVDAGFYKLAKLGDKVFIDSNENGIQDSGEVGAANVTVSLYRSNDLMASIATTVTDGNGNYLFDNLEPGSYVVDFTLPSDYVFTSRNEGTDAAKDSDADRITGRTDSIALLPGDDNRTIDAGIYLPTDGSIGNLVWDDLNANGIQDAGEPGIPGVTVELYDADTNVLLKTTTTDAAGQYLFADLILPPNYKVKFIKPDGYEDSPANAGSDDSKDSDRDNTTEFSHSLSIKSSIHDLTVDAGFYKLATLGDKVFRDDSVNGIQDPTDPGVANVEVSLYRSDNLTVPVATMDTDGSGNYLFENLKPGSYVVKFTAVSGYKFTQKNIGTDEAVDSNADSNGVTDSIELKSGDNIRTVDAGIYELAKLGDKVFIDSNKNGIQDPDESGVANVTVKLYRSGAPAVLVATTVTDATGNYLFEDLDPGSYVVEFTAGNGYAFTSKNTGTDVSIDSDANEKGITDSIVLTAGAVNRTIDAGIYIPSNGSIGNLVWDDLNANGLQDVGEPGIPGVTVELYDADSSALLKTTTTDALGVYLFSDLPLSANYKVKFVKPDGYKESPTNTGSDDSLDSDRDSATGFSHILTLSSSVTDLTVDAGFYKLAKLGDKVFKDVAANGIQDPTDPGVPNVAVSLYRSDNLTAPVASTFTDGNGNYLFENLEPGSYVVRFAAVSGYNFTAKNSGTDAALDSNADSTGITDSIVLLSGDDNRTVDAGIYRPSNGSIGNLVWNDLNANGLQDAGEPGIPGVTVELYDADTNVLLKSTTTDALGLYLFPNLVLSANYKVKFIKPDGYKESPVNAGSDDSLDSDRDSSTGFSHIVILSSSVTDLTVDAGFYKLAKLGDKVFRDVAANGIQDPTDPGVANVTVFLHRSDNLTVPVATTVTDGNGSYLFENLEPGSYVVRFAAVSGYNFTAKNSGTDAALDSNADSTGITDSIVLLSGDDNRTVDAGIYVPNSGGGRSGGRSGGTPPAPTPEPTPGPTPGTTPGPTPGPTPGPTPGPTPAPTQGPAPEPTPDPAPAQTPGPNPEPAPEPLTAAPVVTNENTAVTGAVPDTGNKSASYSMQTEPQNGTVELSEDGKWVYTPKEGYIGTDSFVVEVKDFAGNVTYQEVQVNVLPKTNMNASKPAPSLIPKTGQQPYSELYLAGLALIFAGLSVFGVTRWQQRKMK is encoded by the coding sequence ATGGGAATATTACTTGGGTGGATAAGAAAACCACATCTTCTGGCATTTCCCAAAAGAGTGATTTTCTTGCTTATGGTTTTATCACTGGCAATATTACCTTATTACAACTTTGTTGCTTTAGCCGATGTTACCCTATCCCTTAGTAAAACGGTGGACAAAACGACGGCAAGACCGGGGGACACGATAACGTACACGATTAAATACGCTAATCCAAGCACTACAGAAAATGCCGTGAATATGGTGATCACGGATGTTTTGCCAAGTACATTGGATTACGTAGGAGTCGAAACCTCGGCTGATGTTGCAAGTGTCGATACGTCGGTTTCCGGTACCGTGAGTTTTATTATGGTTTCGCCTTTAGGTGCAGGTAAAACCGGTGTAGTCAAAGTCAAAGCCAAATTCAAGGAAGGGGTAACGCAGCAAGGCGATACCGCCCAAAATACGGCAACAGCCAAAGCCGATAATAGTACCTTGGTTTCTGCAACCGCACCGGTGGTTACGGCGACGGTGGACAGTCCCAACTGGTCGATATCCAAAACCAAAATTAATCCAACGGTGGATCCGGTTTTGGACAGCAATGTAACCTATCGGATCAAGCTGAATGGAAACAGTGCACTGGGCGGCTCCAATATCCAGAACGTCCAGGTTGTGGACACGCTTCCCGACGGTTCCACGTTTGTTTCGGCCACTGGGGGCGGCGTTTACAGTTCCGTGTACGGTAATGTCTATGGCGGCAGTGTATCTTGGACGCTTCCTGATTTAAAGGTCGGGCAGGAGGTCACCTACGATGTGGTGCTGAGTTATCCAAGCAGTACCTTTCACGTAGACGACTCGGTCACGAATTCGGTCTATGCCGTCGGCAAAAGCCTGAGCGGGTCTGATCTTAAGACGAATACGGCGACAGTTACTCATGGGTTCGCGATTCCAACCCGAGGGGTTTATGGAATTAACAAGGATTCAAGGCAACCTGGCGATGAGTACTCCCTTGGGCAGACGGTCGAGTATAAGATCAATGGATTCGGGAACAGCGGCAACGTACCTTTGGATAATTTCAGGGTCGAGGATGCCATACCCAATCAGATTGATCTGACTCAGATTTCAACCGGATCCTACAGCAATAACATGGGCGTTACCGTTAGTGTATATTATCAGAAAAACGGTGATACCAGCACTTGGATTCCTTGGCCCGGAGGCGTTAATCTCGATAGCGGCAGCAGCAAAGTTTTGAACGTTTCGGGCCTGTCGCTTGGCGGTTCGGAGTATGTGTCCAATGTCCGCTGGGATTACGGAACGGTGCCGAGCGGATTCCGAATAGCCGCCGACATCCAGGTGAAGGGTACGCTGCTTAGTACGGCTCATGGCGGAGGGACTGTAACGGATGGCACTAATTTCAATAACACCGCTACACTCACCGCTGATGGTGTTGGCGCAAGCAGCGATACCGTAAACGTAAAGGTTGTAGTCCCTCGTCCCTGGATCGTTGCCAAAAAATCGGTCACAAGCAGCGCATCGGTGAGAGAGGGAGACACGGTCAAGTATAATCTGCGGGTAGAGAACTATCGGTTTGCAACAGGAGATTTGAACTCGCCGGTTATTCTGGACTTCTTCCCAAATGAATTGGAAAACTTTACGGTCGATGCAGTTGATCAATCTCACGCCAGCACGCCGAGCGGTGCACCGGTTTTCAGCAATCATAACGAAATTGTAAATTCAGTGACGTATTCGGTGTACAGCTGGAAATTCACGGGGGCTGTTCTTAAACCGGGCGATTACATTGATGTTATCGTCAGCGGTAAGGTAAAAAATAAAACCGCTAACGGCAACTTCGGCAATAAGATGTATGCAACGTCAGCCGTGACGAACGATTACAAATATGATAGCGGTAAAATAGTCAACGACATCTCGGATCCTGATGGCGGTTGGGACGATGACACGAATACAACAAGCTTTGTAACGGATTCGGCCAACGTTTATGTCAAATTCACAGGCTCCCTGGAATCCGTAAAGTGGGTTAAAGGGGAACTTGACTCCGACTTTTCCAAGTATCCCGCTAGCGGGATGACTCTGCCCGGCGGAAAAGCGATGTATCAATTGGTCGTAAGCAACACGGATTCCAACGGTCCTATCTCCAATATTGTTATTATAGACAAGCTGCCACGTATCGGAGATACAGGTGTTGTTGATACTGACCCTCGTGGTTCCGATTGGAGACCTTATCTGGTCAATAAAGTTACCGGACCTAAGGGGGATCCTCTTGATTCCAGAATCACAGTATATTATTCGACGAGCGCAAACCCGAATCTCAGTGATTTGGACGATCCGCTAGCCCCGCCGAATAATACGGGTTGGAGTCTGACGCCTCCGGCTGATATTACGACTGTGACCGCGTTAAAATTTGATTTCGGCAGCATCACCCTTAATCAGGGACAGTCGGTTACCCTGGAATGGGATATGAGGGCGCCGGTCAATGCACCGAGAAACAAGGTAGCCTGGAACTCGTTTGGTTATGCCGCCACTTATCCCGATGAAGGCGGCCCTCAGGCATTTTTGCCTTCGGAACCTATCAGGGTGGGCTTCCAAGTCCAAGACCCCGATCCAGCAGGTACCGGAAATATAGGCGACTTTATCTGGGTGGATACGAATGCAAACGGCATTCAGGAGCCGGGGGAAAATGGCATTAATGGTATTTTGGTGAATCTGTATAAGAACTCGGATCTTACAAAACCGATCGCTTATACCAGAACCGGTAATGAGCATTCCACCGGAAAGGCAGGTTATTATGAATTTCCTAACCTTTCTGAGGACGATTATACGGTGGAATTCGTCATGCCGGCCGGATATTACCTGTCGCCTAAAGATGCCGTTGGCGATGATGGCTTAGACAGTGATTTTATTGTACATGACGCGACTGCCGGAACATACCGGGTCAGTAAAACTCTTGGATACGAGGAAACCGATATGACTTTGGATGCAGGTATTTACACCAAAGGGTCTATCGGTGACTTGGTTTGGGAGGACACGAACGCTAACGGCGTTCAGGATGCGGGAGAACCTGGCATCAAGGACGTAACGGTCGAATTGTATAAGGACTCCGATACGGTAACTCGTATCACTTACATGACGACTGACAGCAGCGGCAAGTACAGCTTTGCTAATTTGGATCCTGGTAATTATCGTGTTAAGTTCATCAGGCCTGACGGGTATAAATCGACTCTCAAGGATCAAGGGAGCGATAGCCTCGATTCCGACCGGGATGAAGCAACGGAATTTAGCCACACTGTGGCATTAAATTCGGGTCAAATCGATAATACGGTGGATGCCGGATTTTACCTCGGTGAAATTGGCGACCGTGTCTGGCACGACCGGAACGCTAACGGCGTTCAGGATGTAGGGGAGCCGGGAATAGCAGGGGTAACGGTTAATCTGTATAATGCAGCAAATCTTACTACTCCTGTAAAAACCACGACGACCGACAGCAGCGGTATTTATAAATTTACCAGACTCTTTCCTGGGAATTATGCAATAAAATTTATTCGTCCGGGAAGCTACACTTACTTCTCTCCGGCCAAACTCGGAGGAGATGCTTCGAAGGACAGTGATCCTGTTTTTGGGGATAGGACTGCAGCCGAGGCATGGGTTGACAATATTACGCTGAACGACGGCGGACGAGACTATACCTTTGATGCGGGCGTGTATGGGCCGGCCAAACTCGGGGATAAGGTATTTCTTGATGCCAATAAAAACGGCATTCAAGATATTGGAGAAGCGGGGATTCCGGGTGTAACCGTCGAATTGTATCGAGCTTCTTCGCCGGGTACTCCGGTAGCCACAGCGGTAACAGACAGTTCTGGTTTATACCAGTTTACTGGTCTGGATCCGGACAATTATTTCGTAAAATTCGGCAAACTGCCGGGATACGTTATAACCTCCAAGGATCAAGGCGGATCTGACGCTTCCGATTCGGACGCAGATCCGACTACAGGTAAAACAGATGTTATCACGTTGGTTTCCAGAGACGATATACAGACTGTGGATGCCGGCCTCTACGTTCCAACAAACGGTACTATTGGAGACTTGGTTTGGAATGATTTGAATACAGACGGCTTGCAGGATGCGGGAGAGCCGGGGATATCGGGCGTGACGGTTGAGCTGTACAATGCGGATACTAACGCTCTGCTCAACACTACGACCACGGATGCCTCGGGACACTACCTGTTCTCCAATCTTTCTCTCACCGGCAACTACAAGGTGAAGTTCCTTAAGCCGGCCGGGTTCGCAGAAAGTCTTGCAAATGCGGGAAGCGATGACAGTCTGGATTCGGACAGAGACAAGTCAACCGGGTTTAGCCATACCCTGACGCTAACTTCAACTGTTAACGACCTAACGGTGGACGCCGGTTTCTATAAACTGGCTAAGCTCGGAGACAAGGTGTTTATAGACAGCAACGAAAACGGCATTCAGGATTCGGGTGAGGTCGGGGCAGCGAATGTTACAGTTAGTCTGTATCGCTCAAATGACTTAATGGCCTCTATCGCAACGACGGTTACGGATGGTAATGGCAATTACCTCTTTGATAACTTGGAGCCGGGTTCTTATGTGGTCGACTTTACGTTACCTAGCGACTATGTGTTTACCTCAAGGAATGAGGGAACGGACGCGGCAAAAGATTCGGATGCGGACCGCATAACAGGCCGCACCGACAGCATTGCACTGCTTCCCGGAGATGATAACAGAACGATTGATGCTGGAATTTATCTTCCTACTGATGGGTCCATTGGAAACCTGGTCTGGGATGATTTGAATGCAAACGGCATACAAGACGCGGGAGAGCCGGGCATACCGGGCGTAACAGTTGAGCTGTACGACGCGGATACGAATGTATTGCTCAAAACTACAACCACGGATGCCGCGGGACAGTATCTCTTCGCAGACCTTATCCTTCCACCCAACTATAAGGTGAAATTCATTAAACCTGACGGGTACGAGGATAGTCCTGCAAATGCAGGAAGCGATGACAGCAAGGATTCGGACAGAGACAACACGACTGAATTCAGCCATTCGCTTTCCATAAAATCAAGTATTCACGATTTAACGGTGGACGCCGGTTTTTACAAGCTGGCGACGCTTGGCGACAAGGTGTTTAGGGACGATTCTGTGAACGGTATCCAGGATCCGACCGACCCTGGCGTGGCGAATGTCGAGGTTAGTTTGTACCGTTCCGATAACCTGACGGTACCTGTCGCAACAATGGATACCGATGGCAGCGGCAACTACTTGTTTGAAAATCTGAAACCTGGTTCTTATGTGGTCAAGTTTACGGCCGTTAGCGGTTATAAATTTACACAGAAGAACATAGGGACGGATGAGGCCGTCGATTCGAATGCGGACAGCAACGGTGTTACCGACAGCATTGAACTGAAGTCCGGAGACAATATCAGAACGGTAGATGCCGGAATCTATGAGCTGGCTAAACTAGGCGACAAAGTATTTATAGACAGCAACAAGAACGGGATTCAGGATCCGGACGAATCCGGCGTGGCGAATGTCACGGTTAAGCTGTATCGTTCCGGCGCACCGGCGGTACTTGTCGCAACAACAGTCACTGATGCCACCGGCAATTATCTGTTCGAAGATCTGGACCCGGGTTCTTATGTGGTTGAGTTTACAGCGGGGAACGGTTATGCCTTTACCTCTAAGAATACGGGAACCGATGTGTCCATTGATTCAGATGCGAACGAAAAAGGCATTACCGACAGCATCGTTCTGACAGCAGGAGCAGTTAATAGAACGATAGACGCGGGGATCTATATTCCGTCTAACGGTTCTATTGGAAACCTGGTCTGGGATGATTTGAATGCAAATGGCTTGCAGGATGTGGGAGAACCGGGTATACCGGGCGTAACGGTTGAGCTGTACGACGCGGATTCGAGTGCATTGCTTAAAACCACAACCACGGATGCGCTAGGAGTTTATCTTTTCTCGGACCTGCCGCTTTCGGCTAACTATAAGGTGAAATTCGTTAAGCCGGACGGGTACAAGGAGAGTCCTACGAATACTGGAAGTGATGATAGTCTGGATTCGGACAGGGACAGTGCAACCGGATTCAGCCACATTCTTACCTTGAGTTCAAGTGTTACCGATCTAACGGTGGACGCCGGCTTCTATAAGCTGGCCAAGCTGGGTGATAAAGTGTTCAAAGACGTTGCTGCGAACGGAATTCAGGATCCGACTGACCCAGGCGTACCGAATGTCGCGGTAAGTTTGTATCGTTCAGATAACCTGACGGCACCTGTCGCATCAACTTTTACCGATGGTAACGGCAACTACCTGTTCGAAAATCTGGAGCCGGGTTCTTACGTGGTTAGGTTTGCAGCCGTCAGCGGCTATAACTTTACCGCAAAAAATTCGGGAACTGATGCGGCTCTCGATTCGAATGCGGACAGTACGGGCATTACAGACAGTATTGTGCTGCTTTCCGGAGACGACAACAGAACGGTAGATGCGGGAATTTATCGTCCGTCAAACGGCTCTATTGGAAACCTGGTCTGGAACGATTTGAATGCAAACGGCTTGCAGGATGCAGGAGAACCGGGCATACCGGGCGTAACGGTTGAGCTGTACGACGCGGATACGAATGTATTGCTCAAATCTACAACCACGGATGCTTTGGGACTTTATCTCTTCCCGAACCTGGTGCTATCGGCTAACTATAAGGTGAAATTCATTAAGCCGGACGGGTACAAGGAGAGTCCTGTGAATGCCGGTAGTGATGATAGTCTGGATTCGGACAGAGACAGTTCAACCGGATTCAGTCATATCGTTATCTTAAGCTCAAGTGTTACCGATTTAACGGTGGACGCCGGTTTCTATAAGCTGGCCAAGCTGGGCGATAAAGTGTTCAGAGACGTTGCTGCGAACGGAATTCAGGATCCGACTGACCCGGGCGTGGCGAATGTCACGGTTTTCCTGCATCGTTCCGATAACCTGACGGTACCTGTCGCAACAACAGTTACTGATGGCAACGGCAGCTACCTGTTCGAAAATCTGGAGCCGGGTTCTTATGTGGTCAGGTTTGCAGCCGTTAGCGGCTATAACTTTACCGCAAAGAATTCGGGAACTGATGCGGCCCTCGATTCGAATGCGGACAGCACGGGCATTACAGACAGTATTGTGCTGCTTTCCGGAGACGATAACAGAACGGTAGATGCGGGAATTTATGTTCCTAACTCCGGCGGCGGTCGCAGCGGCGGAAGAAGCGGAGGTACTCCTCCGGCTCCTACACCGGAACCAACACCGGGCCCGACACCAGGAACGACACCGGGACCAACCCCTGGGCCTACTCCGGGACCAACACCAGGACCAACTCCGGCCCCGACTCAGGGTCCGGCACCAGAGCCAACACCGGATCCAGCCCCGGCACAAACTCCGGGACCAAATCCGGAGCCTGCTCCTGAGCCGCTTACAGCAGCACCTGTAGTTACGAATGAGAATACTGCCGTAACGGGGGCTGTGCCGGACACAGGCAATAAATCCGCATCGTATTCGATGCAGACGGAGCCTCAGAACGGAACTGTTGAATTGTCGGAGGACGGCAAATGGGTTTATACGCCGAAGGAAGGTTACATCGGCACGGATTCCTTTGTTGTCGAAGTCAAGGATTTTGCCGGTAACGTTACTTACCAAGAAGTTCAAGTCAATGTACTTCCTAAGACTAACATGAACGCTTCGAAACCGGCACCTTCGCTCATTCCAAAAACAGGCCAGCAACCTTACAGCGAATTGTACCTGGCAGGTCTGGCGTTGATATTTGCAGGACTGAGCGTTTTCGGAGTAACCCGCTGGCAGCAGCGAAAAATGAAATAA